The following are encoded together in the Zingiber officinale cultivar Zhangliang chromosome 8A, Zo_v1.1, whole genome shotgun sequence genome:
- the LOC122007800 gene encoding tropinone reductase homolog At5g06060-like, which translates to MEKWSLLGSTALVTGGTKGIGRGIVEELGQLGAVVHTCSRTQSDLDKSLQQWHAAGLKVSGSVCDVSSPANRAKLIEEVKSAFDGKLNILVCNAGTGVVKPAVEQTAEDYKFVMNVNLESGFYLCQLAHPLLKASGNGSIVFISSVVGFMAIDGLSVYGATKGAINQLTRSLACEWPRDNIRTNCVAPGTIKTPMIEHLLQDETFVAMETRRIPAGRIGEPEDVAPLVAFLCMPGARYINGQVICADGGRTVNGNF; encoded by the exons ATGGAGAAGTGGTCTCTTCTCGGGTCAACTGCGCTGGTCACTGGCGGCACGAAAGGAATCGG GCGCGGAATCGTGGAAGAATTAGGGCAACTCGGAGCCGTCGTCCACACCTGCTCCCGCACCCAATCCGACCTCGACAAGTCCCTCCAGCAATGGCACGCTGCCGGCTTAAAGGTCTCCGGATCCGTCTGCGACGTCTCCTCGCCGGCCAACAGGGCGAAGCTGATCGAGGAAGTCAAATCCGCCTTCGACGGAAAGCTCAATATTCTT GTTTGTAATGCCGGAACAGGAGTGGTGAAGCCGGCGGTGGAGCAGACTGCGGAGGACTACAAGTTCGTGATGAACGTTAACTTGGAATCCGGCTTCTACCTCTGCCAGCTCGCGCACCCGCTTCTGAAGGCGTCGGGAAACGGCAGCATCGTCTTCATCTCTTCCGTCGTCGGATTCATGGCCATCGACGGCTTGTCCGTGTACGGCGCTACCAAAGGAGCGATTAATCAGCTCACCAGGAGCCTCGCCTGCGAGTGGCCGCGAGATAACATCCGCACCAACTGCGTCGCCCCTGGAACCATCAAAACCCCCATGATCGAACAC CTGCTGCAGGATGAGACGTTCGTGGCGATGGAGACACGTCGCATTCCGGCAGGGCGGATCGGGGAGCCAGAGGATGTGGCGCCGCTGGTAGCGTTCCTCTGCATGCCCGGCGCGCGCTACATCAATGGGCAAGTCATCTGTGCGGATGGAGGACGAACTGTGAACGGCAACTTTTGA